The Irregularibacter muris DNA window TCAAGACTTGAAAAATCTTGAGTTAAGACTCTTCCTAAAACATTATATCCTGCAAGGGATAGGGAGGAGAAAAGAAGAAGGATAATGCCTAGGATATTATGAAAGTCCAAAGTGGCACTCTTCATTATGGTAATAAAGATTACTCCTGCTACCGATATCAATATAGATATTTTTTGCAATAGAGTGCTTTCTTCCTTTAAAAAATAAGAGGCTAAGATTAAAGTGAATATAGGAGAGGAGGCCAATAATATTCCACCCTCAGCAGAAGTAGCGTATTGAAGTCCAGTGGTTTGAAACCCGAAAAATAATAGGGGATAAAATAGGGCTAAAGGTAAAATTTTTTTAATTTTTTCCTTGGTAACGCTTAATTTAATCCAACCAAATAATATAGGGATTAAGGCACCTATAAATGCTGCAGTAAAACGATGGGCGAGGATATCGATAGGATCAGTGATTTGTAAAGCAATCTTGTTAAATAAAAATGAGAGGCCTGTAATAAGAGCATAGAGTATAGCCAATAAATAAATCAGATGATTTTCCTTTTTTTCCATAGAATTCTCCTTTACTGATTATTCTAGATGGAACAGCGATTAGGCGAAAATGTTCAAGATAATTATACCATAATTAACCATAAAATACCTTCGAGAACTTTATGTAAAAGGCTATTTTACTCTATAATGAAATCATTTACCAAAACAAAACTAAGGATAATTTCATGGATTTTTCCCATACTATTTAATAAGCATAACAATAAAAAGGGAGATGTTTATTATGGCAAAAAATAAATTGCTTGTCCCAGAGGCTAGAAAAGCTTTGGATAAATTTAAAATTGAACTTGCCAATGAATTTGATGTAGATGATCCCAATCATTTAGCTTCCATGCATACAGGAGTAATTGTTAGGGATTTAATAGAAATGGGAAAACAAAATATTATTGATGAAAAACTTCAATATGATGAGAAGATAAAATAATATAAATAAGATAAAAAAGACGTCTCAGCAGACGTCTTTTAAAATAATCAATAAAAATATTCTTTATTCAGGTTTATAATTCAATCATTTCAGCCTTATGTCCGATTTGAGGAAGGAATTTATGCAATAGGTCGCTGGTTTTTATTTTTATATGGCTGGTATTCATACCCGTATTAGAACCAAACCACTCTGCTTCCGCGACTTCCTTGTCTATAATTAATTGTACATAATCATCCTCATCGTTCACAAGTCCCATAACTGAAGCAGAACCAGGCTTAGCACCAAGATGTTTTTCCATCAATTCTCCAGAAGCAAAGGATAAACCTGAGACACCTATTTTTCTTCCAAGGGATTTGACATCTAAGGATTTGTTTGCTGGCATTACGACGAGAAAAAAACTGGTTTTTTTCCTATTGCATAGAAAAATGCTCTTTCGAATCTCAGTACCAAGAACTTGATTAATTTCTTCGCACTCTTCCATGGTCTCCACCACATCATTATCCACTCTCTCAAAAGGAATATTTAATTTCTGTAATAATGAAAATACTGTCTTTTCAGTTTTGGTGCGATCATCTGAGGGGATAGTTGTTACAATTTCGCTAATGTTTATCATTTTGCTACCTCCTATCCTTTTTACATCATCCTATTGTTTTGCAATGGTAACACAATTATATGAATTACAAAACTTACTTTAATATCCATATATTAACATATTGATTTCTTTTTTGCAAATCATAGAATATGCCCCATCAATGGATAGAATCATACCCTTTGTAGACGAAAAAACTTCATTTCTCCTAATGTACATAGTATTTCTTAGGGATAGGATCATCCTACCTGTAGGGCAGATAATTTATCATTATGTGTAAGCAATAAGGATATCCTAACCATCGTTATTTATTGTTATTCGATAAAAATCAATTGACTAATAATAACATACTTTGTTATACTATAGATAAAATAATATAGGTGGTGAAGATATGCAAAAATGGGAGATAAATACTTTAAGGATATCTATTATTTTAATTGGAATGGCTATTTTATTGATTTTTATACTTTGGTTACCAGATATAGCAAAGTTTTCTGCTGTGGAATATCCAGAATATGCACATTTGAGATACCCCATACTCATTGGGCTTTATATCACAGGTGCTCCCTTTTATTTAGGAATTTTCCATACCTTTAAATTACTTAAACTAATAGAAAGGGATGGTGCCTTTACTGAAGAGGCCTGCAAATCCTTAGGGGCAATAAATTTATATGCCATAATAGTAATCCTTTTATATATTTCAGGTATGATTTTTCTTCTTTTGAATAATGCTCTCCATCCAGGACTATTTTTAGTAGGCCTGGGAATAATGTTGGTGGCATTTATCATTTCCGTATTTGCTGCAATACTTAAGGGATTGCTGATGAAGGTAGTGGAAATTAAAAATGAAAATGATTATACAATATAGAGTGATGATATGGTGATTATCATTAATATTGCTGGGATGTTGGCGAAGAGAAAAATGAGCGTGACAGAACTATCAGAAAGAGTAAGCATTACCATATTGAAGGGAAGGATTATTTGAAAAAATTACTTTTAGGGATATTGGTTATTTACTGTACAACTCTTCTCTTTGGTTGTCAGTCGCCAAAGGAAATGAAATTGTTAGGAGAGATAAAGGAAATCTCTATATCAGAGTTTTATAAATATGGAGGCACAAATGAAGAGTATTTTGCTTCTATAAATCAGCCGGAAAGTTTATCGAAATTCAAAGAGATTGTAGAAAATGCAGAAAAAAGGGACAATAACACAAGTAAAGTAGATCCAAATTATGATCTGCGCATTGAGTATGAAAATGGGGACATCCATATATTACATATGCTTTTAGGTCATCCAGATCAAGAAAGTGCTTTGATGTATGCAGGAAATGAAAACAAGGTGTTCTATATTTCGTCGGAAGCCACAGCAGAATTAAGAAAAATATTGCCCGTGGAAGAAAAGAATAATCGATAGGATAAAAAGGCTGGGGATATAAAGAAATCCCAGCCTTTTTATCCTACCAATTGCTTAAATTTTTTCAAATGTGAGTTAAGCTTCTAAGCTCTCTAATTCACATAAGGACTGTTCTTCAAAGCCCTTATCCCTTAACTTTCCATAGATGAATCCCACTAAGGCACCTACAATTGCTGGGATTATCCAGCCTAAACCTTTTGAATAAAGGGGCAAATGATTGAAGAGATCAAACTTTAGCCCAAATTCTCCTAGGGCATCTATAATACTTATGCAAGCCGTACAAACCATGGAAAATTGATAAACATAGATATTTCCCTGGAAAAATCTATGGACTAGAGCCAATAACATAAGTACAATGGCCATTGGATAGATGGCAGTTAGTGCAGGCACTGAGAATTTAAGAATTTGGGTGAGACCCACATTAGCAAACATCATGCTAGATACTGAAAGTAGGATCACCCATGTCCTATAGGAGACTTTAGGGATTAATTTGGTAAAATACTGACTACAAGAGGTCAAAAGTCCAACAGAGGTGGTTAAACAAGCCAGGGAAAAGATGAGCCCTAGTAAAATTGAACCATAGTGACCAAATAGGTAAAACACCACATTGGTAAGGGTTTGAGCGCCATTTTCAGTTGCACCAAATCTAGCTTGGGAGGTAGCTCCCAAGTAGGCAAGCATCCCATAGATAAGGATGAGAAATAGACCTGCAATTGCCCCTGCTTTTATTGTATTGGAAACTAGATTTTGCTCCTTTTTTATGCCCATTTCCCTTAGGGTAATGGAGATGACAATGCCAAAGTTTAAAGCGGCTATAGCATCCATGGTCATATATCCTTCTAAAAATCCCTTCAGTAGAGGGAGCTCTCCATAATCTCCTACTGGAGCAGAAAATCCTCCTAGGGGTTTGAAAATACTAAAAACAAAAACACTTGTGATTAGTACTAACAAAGTAGGTGTTATAACTTTTCCAAATCTATCCACAAGTTTTGTAGGAGATAGACATAACCAAAAGGCCAGAGAAAAATAAAGAAGAGTATATATTAACAATGGCAGTTTACTTATCCCCAATGTACTAGGTAAAAAGGGGGAAATTCCCATTTCAAAGGCCAAACTGGCTGCCCTAGGTATACCTAAAAAGGGTCCTATAGATAAATAGATTAATAAAGTAAAGGCTAAAGCAAATTTTGGATGCACTCGACCGGCCAAGACATGTAAACCATTGGCTTTGGCAACTACAGCAATAGCTAAAATAGGAAGACCCACTGCTGAAACTAAAAATCCTCCCATGGAGACCAGAATATTGCTTCCTGATAATTGCCCTAGTTGAGGAGGGAATATAAGATTACCTGCACCAAAAAACATTGAAAATATCATTAAACTTACAAATAACAAATTCTTTCTGCTTAATTTTTCCACATTGAAGACCTCCATATTTTTTGTTTGATTATTTTCATCCAAATAAAAAAACTCATCCCTATAAAAGGGACGAGTTAAACTCGCGTTACCACCCTAGTTCTATGAATTCATAAAGGATTATTCATTCATAACTCTCACAACGTACATAATAATACGTGTTCCAGATAAAGGTGGACAGCCTACATAGCTTACTTACTCTTATCTTCAGCCATGCTTCTCAGAGATGATTTTGGGCTATTTGTTGAACATTGGCTTTCAGCAGGACACCAACTCTCTGGAGGACTTCAAGATAGCTTACTTTTTCTCTTCATAGAATTTGTAGATATATTGACTTTGATACTCTATTTTATACCACAGATTCTTCCCAGGTGTCAACAATTTATTTTTTGTCAAAGAAATGTGGTAAGGGATGAAAAGATAAATTTTTAGACAATTCTAAAAATAACTATTGACAGTAGAATATTTCCATGGTATTCTAGTGAGCAATAAGAATAATATGCATATTATGAATTTTCAAAAAATTATAAAAGACTATGATGAAGAGAAAACTATTTAAGCCTTAATTACAGAGAGCCAGTGGTTGGTGTGAACTGGTATTAAGAGAATAGACAATAATCACTTCGGAGTTGCACGACTGAACAGAGTAAGTTGTGACGGATGGCCCCGTTATGAAGCTAGGGTTTGATGGAACCGACAAAGATAACTTTCTAAGGATTGTTATGAAGTAGAGTGGTACAGCGTTAGTTGCGCCTCTATTGTGTATATTGATTTATACATAATAGAGGTTTTTTATTTAATAGGAGAGGGGATTAAAAATGAAAAAGAGATTTTATGTAGTCATGATATTATTATTAACTTTTAGTTTGACGGTAGGATGTACTCAAAATTCCAATTCTGCTTCTGCCTCTGGTTCAGAAGGGGATACTCTTAAGGTGGGACTTAATTATGAACTTTCCGGTGATGTTGCTACCTATGGACAAAGTTTGACCAGCGGAATAGAACTGGCCATAGAGGAAATCAATGCAGCCGATGGGGTTCTTGGGAAGCAAATTGAAATAGTCAAGGTGGACAATAAATCAGACACTGCTGAAGCCGCAAATGTTTCCACTAGACTTGCCACAAGGGATAAGGTGATTGCTATCTTAGGTCCTGCCACCTCAGGAAATACCAAGGCTGCTTCGCCAGCAGCTATACAAAACAAGGTGCCATTGATATCTGGTTCTGCTACTGCAGATGATGTTACTGTAGACAGCAATGGCAAGGTAAGGGAGTATATCTTTAAAACTTGTTTTAGTGATTCCTTCCAAGGGGTAATTATGGCTGATTTTGCAGCTAAGGATTTAGAATTGAAAAAAGCAGCCATTCTTATGGATAATACAAGTGATTATAGCAAGGGCTTAGTAAAAAGTTTTAAAGAAACCTATGGGAAACATGGGGGAAAAGTAGTTGCTGAAGAAGCGTACCAGGCGAAGGATACTGACTATAAACCAGTTTTAACTACCATAAAAGGAACAGATGCTGAAGTTTTATTTGTACCTGGTTATTATGAGGAAGTTGGTTTGATTATAAAGCAAGCTAGAGAATTAGGATTAGATATTCCTGTCCTTGGGGGAGACGGTTTTGACTCTCCAAAACTAGCAGAAATTGCTGGGAAAGATGCTTTAAACAAAGTATATTATACAAACCATTACTCACCGGAAGATGATGCTGAAGAAGTAGTAAAATTTAGGGAAGCCTTTAATAAAAAGCATAGTAAAGAAGCAGATGCTTTCAATGCATTAGGCTATGACCTTGCTTATTTGTTGGCCAATGCTATAGAAAGAGCAGGAGAGGCTAATCCAGAAAAAGTCAAAGAAGCTTTAGCATCAACAGTTGATTTTAAGGGTATTACAGGAACCCTATCCATGGATGAAAATCACAACCCTGTAAAGGCAGTGACCATATTAGAAGTGAAGGATGGAGCACCTACTTTCCTGAAAAAATTAGAACCATAAGAAACAGGTAGATAGTGGAAAATCAAGATTCTTGGCCAAAAGCTCAAAATGCAGGCTTTGGAGAAAAACCTAAGGTTGTTATCCAAAGCCATGGCGAAGAATCTTAGCCTTTCAACCAGCTATTTTCAATTGTCTATGGATATTCTCAACGAAGAATTCAAGCAATAGAGTAGATATATTAAATTTTAAGGGGTGAGAAAATGGAACAATTTATACAGCAGATGGTAAATGGCATATCCTTGGGCAGCATATACGCACTAATTGCCCTTGGATATACCATGGTATATGGAATAATAAACTTAATCAATTTTGCCCACGGAGAAATCTATATGATAGGAGCCTATATAGGTTTTGCAGTAACGACTTTTTTGGGTCTGGGATTTTTCCCTGCCATTATTGTATCCATGATAGGCTGTGGTATTTTGGGCGTAATTATAGAAAAGGTTGCCTATAAACCCGTGAGAAATTCTACAAGAATTGCGGCTTTAATTACCGCCATAGCCGTTTCGTTATTTTTACAATATGGGATGATGTACTTTGTCCATGCTGAAACGAGAACTTTTCCAGAGCTTTTACCAAATACATCTATAAAACTATTTAATACCAACGTACTTTTAGATATGAGAAATCTTTATATTATTTTAGTGACGGTATTTCTTATGGCTGTTCTCCAATATGTCATAAAGAAGACTAAGGTAGGAAAGGCTATGAGAGCCGTATCCCTAGATAGAGATGCCGCCCAGCTTATGGGAATTGATATGAACAAGACAATTGCTTACACCTTTGCCATAGGATCTGCCTTGGCAGGGGCAGCAGGAGTGTTGGTAGGAACCTATTATAACTCAATTAACCCCCTTATGGGTGCAGGACCTGGCCTTAAAGCTTTTGTAGCTGCAGTAATAGGAGGAATCGGTATGATTCCCGGTGCTGTATTTGGTGGCTTTTTCCTTGGTATAACAGAAACCATGGTCAGTGCTTTTGGTGGCTCTCTGTATAAGGACGCCGTTGCCTTTGGAGTGCTGATATTGGTGCTTTTAATTAAGCCTAATGGACTGCTGGGTGCGAATATAAAGGAAAAAGTGTAAAGGGGGTATACCGATGAAACTTCTAAATAAGAAAAAAATACTCATTCTATTGGCTATCTTTATTGTCTATATGATAGGTGGGTTTTTAATAAATAATGGAATAATTGACTCATATATTTATTTAAACATTGTGGTCATAGGTATAAACATCATTCTTGCAGTTAGTTTAAATCTTATTACCGGCTATACAGGTCAGCTTTCCTTAGGGCATGCAGCCTTTATGTCCATTGGAGCCTACGCATCAGGAGTTTTAACAGCAAAGCTAGGGCAACCCTTTATTATAGGAATTTTAGGAGGGGCAATATTTGCAGCTATTGCAGGGATAATCATTGGCATTCCTACCCTGAGGCTTAAGGGCGATTATCTTGCTATTGCTACTTTGGGTTTTGGTGAGATTGTGAGGATTATTGGACTCAATAATGAATATATCGGTGGTGCCATTGGGCTAAATGATATTCCTCAATATACCACTTGGACTTGGCTTTTCTTTTGTGTTGTGACTACTGTCTTACTCATTCATAATTTTATAAAATCTTATCATGGAAGAGCTTGTATATCTATAAGAGAGGATGAAATTGCGGCAGAAGCTATGGGGGTAAATACAACTTACTACAAAGTATTGGTATTTGCCCTTGGTGCCCTATTTGCAGGGGTAGCCGGTGCATTATATGCCAATTATTTTTATTTTATCAAGCCTGATTCCTTTGGATTTATGAAATCAATAGACATCTTGGTTATTGTTGTTTTTGGAGGAATGGGAAGTATAGTAGGTTCAATAACGGGAGCAGTTGTACTTTCAGTTATATCCGTGTTTTTACAAGGGATTCCAGAACTGCGTATGGTAGTTTATGCGGTTATCTTATTTTTAATCATGGTTTATCGGCCCCAAGGACTTATGGGCAATAGCCAAGGGAAATTTTTCAAGAAAAGAGGTGTTTTAGGTGGCCATAATGAAAGTAAACAATCTGCATAAATCCTTCGGTGGCGTAAAAGCTGTATCTGATATTCAATTGACCATTGAAGAGGGAGAAATCGTAGGCATCATTGGGCCAAATGGAGCAGGGAAAACCACCCTTTTTAACTTGCTCACAGGAATTTATAGACCTACCTCTGGTGAAATTATTTATAATTTTGATACTTCCATTACATCGAAAAGCTTCAAGCCTCATAAAATGGCAAAATACGGTGTAGCTAGGACCTTTCAAAATATCAGACTCTTTAAAAATATGACCATATTGGATAATGTGCTTATGGGATACCACAATAATATGAATTATGGTGTTCTCCATTCCTTATTTCGCTTACCTTCCTTTTATCAAAATGAAGATAAGGCAAACGATGAAGTGATAGAGCTTTTAAAGGTTTTTGACCTATACGATAAAAGAGATGAACTAGCAAAAAATCTTCCCTATGGAGAACAAAGGAAGCTAGAGATTGCTAGAGCTCTTGCTTGTAAACCAAGGCTACTTTTGCTTGATGAACCAGCAGCAGGGATGAATCCCAAGGAAACAAAGGAACTGACGTCTCTTATTACTTGGATTAAAGACAAATTTGATTTGACCATAATATTAATCGAGCATGATATGTCTTTGGTCATGCAAATATGCAGCAAGATATTCGTATTTGATTATGGAAAATTAATTGCCGGCGGTACACCCCAGGAAATTCAAAACAATCCTAGGGTAATTAAAGCCTATCTTGGAGGTGAAGAATCGTGTTAGAAATTCAAAATCTCAATGTCTATTATGGAGCAATCCACGCATTAAAGGGAATAAATCTTAAAATTAATCAAGGGGAAATTGTCACCTTAATTGGGGCCAATGGTGCTGGCAAAACAACCACTCTTCGCACCATATCAGGCATTGAAAAAGCCAAGTCAGGAGATATTCTATATAAAGGGAAATCGATAAAATCCCTATCTGCTCCTGATATGGTTAAAGCAGGTATTTCCCATTCTCCTGAGGGAAGGAGAGTCTTTTCCACCATGAGTGTGTTGGAAAATCTTGAATTAGGAGCTTATACCAGAAAGGACAAAGTCCAAGTGAAGAAGGATATGGACTATATATTTTCGTTGTTTCCAAGACTATTGGAAAGAAGAGAACAATATGCAGGGACTCTATCTGGGGGAGAACAACAAATGCTAGCCATAGGGCGCGCCCTACTTTCAAGGCCAAAGCTACTGCTCCTAGATGAACCTTCCATGGGTCTTGCCCCATTAATTGTTAAAGAGATTTTCTCGATCATCAAAGACATTAATAAAAAAGGAACCACTATCCTATTGGTAGAACAAAATGCAAACATGGCTCTGCAGTGTGCCCATAGGGCTTATATTATTCAAAATGGGAAAATTGATATAGAAGGGGATACAGAAAGTCTTTTAAATGACAATAAAGTAAAAGAAGCCTATCTTGCGGGAT harbors:
- a CDS encoding ABC transporter substrate-binding protein, whose product is MKKRFYVVMILLLTFSLTVGCTQNSNSASASGSEGDTLKVGLNYELSGDVATYGQSLTSGIELAIEEINAADGVLGKQIEIVKVDNKSDTAEAANVSTRLATRDKVIAILGPATSGNTKAASPAAIQNKVPLISGSATADDVTVDSNGKVREYIFKTCFSDSFQGVIMADFAAKDLELKKAAILMDNTSDYSKGLVKSFKETYGKHGGKVVAEEAYQAKDTDYKPVLTTIKGTDAEVLFVPGYYEEVGLIIKQARELGLDIPVLGGDGFDSPKLAEIAGKDALNKVYYTNHYSPEDDAEEVVKFREAFNKKHSKEADAFNALGYDLAYLLANAIERAGEANPEKVKEALASTVDFKGITGTLSMDENHNPVKAVTILEVKDGAPTFLKKLEP
- the brnQ gene encoding branched-chain amino acid transport system II carrier protein, which gives rise to MEKLSRKNLLFVSLMIFSMFFGAGNLIFPPQLGQLSGSNILVSMGGFLVSAVGLPILAIAVVAKANGLHVLAGRVHPKFALAFTLLIYLSIGPFLGIPRAASLAFEMGISPFLPSTLGISKLPLLIYTLLYFSLAFWLCLSPTKLVDRFGKVITPTLLVLITSVFVFSIFKPLGGFSAPVGDYGELPLLKGFLEGYMTMDAIAALNFGIVISITLREMGIKKEQNLVSNTIKAGAIAGLFLILIYGMLAYLGATSQARFGATENGAQTLTNVVFYLFGHYGSILLGLIFSLACLTTSVGLLTSCSQYFTKLIPKVSYRTWVILLSVSSMMFANVGLTQILKFSVPALTAIYPMAIVLMLLALVHRFFQGNIYVYQFSMVCTACISIIDALGEFGLKFDLFNHLPLYSKGLGWIIPAIVGALVGFIYGKLRDKGFEEQSLCELESLEA
- a CDS encoding ABC transporter ATP-binding protein — its product is MLEIQNLNVYYGAIHALKGINLKINQGEIVTLIGANGAGKTTTLRTISGIEKAKSGDILYKGKSIKSLSAPDMVKAGISHSPEGRRVFSTMSVLENLELGAYTRKDKVQVKKDMDYIFSLFPRLLERREQYAGTLSGGEQQMLAIGRALLSRPKLLLLDEPSMGLAPLIVKEIFSIIKDINKKGTTILLVEQNANMALQCAHRAYIIQNGKIDIEGDTESLLNDNKVKEAYLAG
- a CDS encoding ABC transporter ATP-binding protein, giving the protein MAIMKVNNLHKSFGGVKAVSDIQLTIEEGEIVGIIGPNGAGKTTLFNLLTGIYRPTSGEIIYNFDTSITSKSFKPHKMAKYGVARTFQNIRLFKNMTILDNVLMGYHNNMNYGVLHSLFRLPSFYQNEDKANDEVIELLKVFDLYDKRDELAKNLPYGEQRKLEIARALACKPRLLLLDEPAAGMNPKETKELTSLITWIKDKFDLTIILIEHDMSLVMQICSKIFVFDYGKLIAGGTPQEIQNNPRVIKAYLGGEESC
- a CDS encoding DUF2975 domain-containing protein yields the protein MQKWEINTLRISIILIGMAILLIFILWLPDIAKFSAVEYPEYAHLRYPILIGLYITGAPFYLGIFHTFKLLKLIERDGAFTEEACKSLGAINLYAIIVILLYISGMIFLLLNNALHPGLFLVGLGIMLVAFIISVFAAILKGLLMKVVEIKNENDYTI
- a CDS encoding branched-chain amino acid ABC transporter permease → MKLLNKKKILILLAIFIVYMIGGFLINNGIIDSYIYLNIVVIGINIILAVSLNLITGYTGQLSLGHAAFMSIGAYASGVLTAKLGQPFIIGILGGAIFAAIAGIIIGIPTLRLKGDYLAIATLGFGEIVRIIGLNNEYIGGAIGLNDIPQYTTWTWLFFCVVTTVLLIHNFIKSYHGRACISIREDEIAAEAMGVNTTYYKVLVFALGALFAGVAGALYANYFYFIKPDSFGFMKSIDILVIVVFGGMGSIVGSITGAVVLSVISVFLQGIPELRMVVYAVILFLIMVYRPQGLMGNSQGKFFKKRGVLGGHNESKQSA
- a CDS encoding DMT family transporter; this encodes MEKKENHLIYLLAILYALITGLSFLFNKIALQITDPIDILAHRFTAAFIGALIPILFGWIKLSVTKEKIKKILPLALFYPLLFFGFQTTGLQYATSAEGGILLASSPIFTLILASYFLKEESTLLQKISILISVAGVIFITIMKSATLDFHNILGIILLLFSSLSLAGYNVLGRVLTQDFSSLELSIVMITISFLCYNTIAIGKYIIHGNVSQYFAPWSNVNFILSIIYLGVLSSFATSLMTNFILSKIEASRMSVFANLGTVISILAGMIFLRENIYSYHILGSIFIVGGVIGTNYFNKLNRK
- a CDS encoding prolyl-tRNA synthetase associated domain-containing protein: MINISEIVTTIPSDDRTKTEKTVFSLLQKLNIPFERVDNDVVETMEECEEINQVLGTEIRKSIFLCNRKKTSFFLVVMPANKSLDVKSLGRKIGVSGLSFASGELMEKHLGAKPGSASVMGLVNDEDDYVQLIIDKEVAEAEWFGSNTGMNTSHIKIKTSDLLHKFLPQIGHKAEMIEL
- a CDS encoding alpha/beta-type small acid-soluble spore protein; this translates as MAKNKLLVPEARKALDKFKIELANEFDVDDPNHLASMHTGVIVRDLIEMGKQNIIDEKLQYDEKIK
- a CDS encoding branched-chain amino acid ABC transporter permease → MEQFIQQMVNGISLGSIYALIALGYTMVYGIINLINFAHGEIYMIGAYIGFAVTTFLGLGFFPAIIVSMIGCGILGVIIEKVAYKPVRNSTRIAALITAIAVSLFLQYGMMYFVHAETRTFPELLPNTSIKLFNTNVLLDMRNLYIILVTVFLMAVLQYVIKKTKVGKAMRAVSLDRDAAQLMGIDMNKTIAYTFAIGSALAGAAGVLVGTYYNSINPLMGAGPGLKAFVAAVIGGIGMIPGAVFGGFFLGITETMVSAFGGSLYKDAVAFGVLILVLLIKPNGLLGANIKEKV